GGAACCACTGAGCCACAGACCTCCTGTATTTAGGGTTAAGAACTAATCTAACATACACATCTCTGACTATGGGAGAAAACCGACATATTGTAGGTACAGCGGGACAACCAAAGTACACATTTGAATGTGATCAGGACAGGAGGTGAACCCAAGTGCCTGGAAATGTCGGACAGTAGCGCTAACCACTGCCAGCAGTGCCTCAGCTCCCTGTGATCCAGCAGTTGATAAGAAAAAGCTAAAGAAACAGAAGGCTCATTATAAGGTATCTCTGCATTACTCTCATAACAATCGCATTATGAGTGGAAATgaaccatttttatattttttttaaatctcaaacccacttaattgaAATGAAAGTCATGAAGATGGGAGCTTAGTTGCGTGAGGCCAGATTAGAACAAGGTACCTGTTTATTGCATTGCCTATTATAGgcatgattttgttttattattataatattttttttaattagctgtAATGTACAACACATGACACTATATTTGGTTTGTTCCTTCTTTTATCAATTCTGTTATTCCCTACATTCAAACAGCTTTATGGCAATGTttgaaaagatatacagtactctTTTTCTGAACTCACTTTTTTATTAGAAGGCCGTAGAGAGTTGATGGTATGGTAACACTAGAACAGGGCACAAAAGGccaaaaaaatcctaatttattacttactgtataaacttgcggataagttctcccgccgataggtcgggacttgattttacagtataatttctggtattttataatgtcggttgtataagtaaaactcacgctattggtccaagagattataatatgttaacgcccacctgagagagtaaccatggagcacactgcctttgatTTCTATgtgggtacggcaatgcgctgtatcagcgtgtgctcctaacctctttctctctctctctattgtgcccacgtgaccacacggCAATACCCAAACTATTTCGTAGCGACGTTTgtattgatttctgttttttgtatttcacaccctcatacacctttatcataagagcatcccttatctacgatggagcgttcaatcaagatatgaagctggttttaaattaaacgtcgttgaagtagtgaaagaaattggtaactgcgctgatgcaacaaaattcgatgcgtctgagaaactgatgcgagattggaggaggcaaataagtgttgcatttttgaatggccgtataagtcggggtctaattttatgattggtttttcaggtttcaagaaccgacttatacgtgagcatatacggtatTTATTAATTGGCATATCTTTGAGATATTGGAGGAACCTGGAAGAACCATAGCCAGCATCTCGGTCCAAAATTAACACTAGTTCCTTGGAGGTATAAGTAAACAGCGTTAACCAAAGAGTTTAAATGCTTTCAAACAACTGAAAGACAGAAGATTAGTAGTGAAATAGCCTAcaatttcttttttccaaaactaCAAGACACTCAGTGACAACCTGTTtagttttgtttcattatatatAGTAGTCGTTACTCataaattttcaaaacaaacaataagcactttttttacaaaatatgtaAGTGACACATCAAGAAGTGAACCTATTTCCGGTTACCCAGCAATGCATTGTGTCTATTAAACTTCTCTACTCTTGCTTCCAAAAATCGATTTAACAACAGAACATTTACTGTTAAAAAGCATCAAAAGTTTACAAAAGCTAAAGATAAGTGTGTTAACTGTCTTATGGCAGTATGCTAACAGTTTCAGCTAACCAGTTCTTTATATGTAACATTAGCATACTTGGTTTTGACAGatgtctgtttattttaatatataataaatgaagTACTATGATTACATTTGATACATGTTTTTCTAGCATCCATATATCTTTGTattgtttcaaaatgtttttcctgtttgCTACATGTGTAATTTAATGTCAACACAGATCAATGACGAAGAATGAGGTCCAGGAAGATAAACAAGCCAACATGTTTGGTTATGGGAAGACTCGAGAATGTCCAGAGGAGGCCTACCTCATACATAAACTTACTACACACAGTGACTAGACCAAGGTCTCTGGAGCTAAGTGTTAGCACTAATAAGGGTAACAACACGGAGTGATCACAAAGGTGAATGAGGCAAGCGATGAATTCATGTCACCAAGATTTCACACAACGAAAAAACTTTGTTGAAAGAAATCTTAGGCTGAGTACACACTAacacaaataaatgtgaaaaaaatttcaTGTCTACTACCACTTTCACATCATGTTCTAGAAGTTTATCATCCACACTGACATTCCAAAGAGTGCTTTTTGTTACAGAGCAAACCCTAAGTAAatcaaaatgctgaaagaatgaGGATAAAAGGACTTGTGAGGGCAGATAATTAAATACAGCTGCTTTTACAAACAAGTATAAAGTTGTCAAAATTTTGGGAAAATATGGACCAGGGTTCCGGCCATATTTATCCTGATTAGCCTACAAAGTAGTCAGGGGGTCAGCACCTGCATATacggagacactggtgaggtgctatgctccttctcgcccacacaggtctgccagtgaacagcgtctggtgatgccatctctacgtggcatcaagtctcaatccagactcttttcctgtgtggtTCAGAGTTGGTGGAacgggctgcccacctccatccatactgctgactATTTAAGTAGTGATTGAAGACCCTTCTGTTATGTGAATATCCGTCaaattgatgaagaaaaaaaaattttggtcTGCACTACTTCACATTCTTggttaatttttttgctttatcgATTATAGTCTATGATTGCaaatgtatgagttattacatcttttcacttgtgactATCAACTTTTATTACTCGTCTTATTAcacttgctgagcaaacagaacctagcctaatgttactcaattgttTACCTCCTTGtaagtagggatgggaattgataagattttcacgattccgattccattttcgattctgtttaacaattcgattctttatcgattctcctatcgattcttatttttaaaaaaggagaacacacaggtcgattaacttagcattttgttttttatcttatctttgaacaagatagaaatttaggagtagcatgaccttacaaacccaacagtgagatcttaagagatccacagcctacggctcctcgatggggtgccatggggtccccagaaaaaaatgtgtaaatgtaaaataataataaaataaatattcttctgtagcaataacaaagtataacataaattattctgtggcaattacataagaatgtccagtaacatttacactctcctttttaaaagtatacatgagctgagcactcaaaaataaaactacatcagccagcaacaaatacaatcaactcaagtccaatggaactgtgcacagtgcaattctgcaaccatcaactattttgatagctacatccatgttggccgcattatcaacagtggctgccacaaccttgtctttgataccatactcctccaagatctcatcagtctcctctgctacagctgtccctgtctgtgcctggtacactggtttggttttgaggactttttcttgagcctggccattcctgacataatgcagcgttactgtgaggtaatgatcttgactaaaacttgcccatccatctgcagtgacggctgccttcaacacatgtttcagctcagaaatggaaacggatgaaacatctggcaAGAGGAGAACacacaaatttgacattccctgacttagcctacaattaaacacattcacttaccgaaaatcgggggcatctactgtggcaaatgggtgcaagccttttaccacaaacttagttaCTGCTcagtgacattcgtctatcctggcctgtgtcattttacttttccccgcctctgtgaaaggagaagctaccggtagactgcagcgagaactgccagcatctgagacagccagaacctgtctgtctctctcgtcatggtcatctaaatccaatgcacagtaatagcaggttttgcaataaggcaaatcgcgctaacataatatgcaatgttagttgattagttacctgccgtattaactggagaggacctgcaaacgttaccgctgctgctgggttgagattcactagtccggagcggatcaaaaacacaacattcatttaaggttatcgcgtgttttgtgtgcaaatgcttttgcatattcgtagtgtttcctccctttgatgaaatatctactttgcaagttgccctgttgtcatcctttctcgtaaagtataaccaaacttttgagcatttgtgccgcttaggcgccatgtttcctgctgggtaaatgacgctacgcaacgcggtgacgtcattcgaggtgactggaatcgataggggaatcgtttgcaaaaatggcaaacaattccaaggaattgaaacagtgggaaccggttctcaacaagaaccggttttcgattcccatccctacttgtaagtcactttggataaaagcctctgccaagcaaataaatgtaaatgtaaaatgtatccattttggTCTGGACTGGGTCTCAGGTACTGCTTGTAGGGTGGGAAATTGCAAACCTTGACCCCGAAACTGTTTCCTATTCAGGTACAGTAGTCAGGGATGATTAACACTTACACActgtccattttttaaattatccctGAATCCCTAGTTTCTTCATACTCCATGAATGTGTTGATGATTTTCATGCTTTGCTTTACCACAATAACGTTGCAAGCCTTTGAGTCTATTTCTGTCATGCCACCTCCACCCTGTTTTCACTATAAATTAATTTCTGTCATCTATAAACTGATCAATGCTCTCCACTTTGAACGATCAATTCTGGATCAGGACAATGAACTGCAAAGGTTCACAAGTTGGAATTTCTCTGTACTCTGGGCATGTGATAAtcctacttctactactactattacataATGTTTTTAGAAACAATGGCCGTAGTGCAGCTGctaaatacaaatactgtattatatGAAGAACTGATggtatatttaacaatattagtGCATGTAGGTTTTGCAAGGTGGCCATCTCCAGGTAGCATTTAGCCGAGTTGAGTGAAGCTTTTCTTGTCATGCTCTCACAAATAAAAGACATTACAAGCATAAGGTAGGGGCTTGAGTGACAGTCTGAATAAGAACATTAAAGTAAATGTTTCCAATCAAAACTTTGCTGTTTGCCAAGTTTTCAGGAATCGTGTACTACATATAACCAGTCATAATTACGATCTGATcatgtataatttttattatgaCAGAGTTCATCCTCATTAAAgggttaagctttttttttttgttttgcaactcAAAGTATCCCTTAAGGGTGAACCTGTCACGCTCTTTGAAAAATATCCAAGACTTATCTTGTGTTTGTAGTTCAGGAATGCAAAACCCATGAAGCGTGTTGCCCTGTTAAGACTCCAGGTATTGCTGAATAAGCTTGCGTGACAATGTTAAGGTAGAGGCACAGAGAAGAAACGGAGTTCTAATTCTTACGTCCCTAGGCTGTCATGACTCAGGGCTTGACACAGAAACCTGATTTGTGTTTACCACTGAATGACACAGAGAGTGAAGTCAAAAATGGTCAGGACATCTCAAATAGAAATGTTAATGTAGAAACACTAAGAGGTATTACCTAGAAATTTCATTATCGATCCAGCTATAAATTTTAAAAGCAAGttgacaaattattacattttaaaaccttTTCATAACCTGGATGGCTCTTTCACAGTGCTTTCTATTTAACGTTGACATCTTCTTTGGTTAAGTAAGAAAGAAATTCCTTTTTAACATATCTTAGGATTGCTAATAAACATTGGAATGTTGAAAACAGCCAAAAGAAACTTTGAGAGTGCTACATTTCAATCAGTAATATAACAGAAGGCCGCTACCTCTCAATAACAAGGAATTTTGTCATTGAGGCTTTTTATTCAAATGTCCATTTTACACGAGAAGGTACATTCTTTGCAAGCAATTGCAAGAATTCTCTTATTCTTGAACACTTCAAATTTACATTATTAATCAACCCCTTAAATATCCAGCTGCGGAGTAATAAGTTTGCTGTTTATAAACATCATATTATACTGACAAATGACTTGCATTCCAAGAAATACTAGCAATTACTTTGACAGTTGGTGAAGAAGAGAAACATTGTAACTGAAATCTCTGCTAATGATTGTATGAATGGAACTTCTAGCTCAAatgtaataatgttaaaaatatagcccctgaaaatgtttttttgcttcTTTGAAGTAATCATTACAAAATTAAGCTACTTTTCAATCTCGCCTTATTTAACATTTACGTTGCGTGTGAGAGAGTGTATGGGGTTTATAGGCCACAGTTTCTCCCTCGTTCATGAGACTCCTTGAGCAATAGGAGGTACCAGAGCTGTAGAGCTGACAGATGTCAGACAAAGTAAAAACCTAACAACTTCATTTTGGAAATCCATTCACGCTCACATATTTTTAAATCGGCAACTTTTCTacttaggtgtagtaaaagatgtctagtaataaagaaaatgtgaagatCACTTTTTTAACATCCGTAGCGTTAGACTCGAGCATCACTCCACTCCGGCAACAGTATCGATGCGTCTCGCGTAAGACAGCATTAGTGCCAAGCGTTGTCTTGCGTAAACGTCAGGCCTGAGCATTACCCGAGCAATGGTATAGGCAAAACAGCAGTGATGACGAATGGAATGTGTctacaggcagtgaaattgaaatggtcagTGAAGTGATTCTGGGAATTCGAAAAAGTGACACATCACTCACACATGTGCATTGTGCTGCTTAtattattactagctgtgtaagcgcacatggtcctagaaactattgaaatcaccaaaaaaagaactgaaatgtagagatgtcaagtaaaggtaactgaaaggaactactctgggcatctctcttataggaggtttcattttgttgacgtgctcacattgcttgtgcattagcagtgggaggaaagGTAAAAgagatactgttttgccgatgttagagactaagcgactttgtctttcttctgatgtttcgatttgctgacatgctggcctcgcttgtgttattagcggctaagcgagttttctgtttcctcgggggtggagcccttaccccgactgcacctctcacttccaggccagacagacatgCACACTttcacgcgtagacgtttatatataagattattattcattattattgttacttgAATCATTATCATAccttctacacttctgactttgtaattTTAGCGTTTTCCATGTTTTACAGcggaaagatgagatttaataaaaatgttatttttcaaaccaagaaaatgcaatgctttttatatgtttttttgagaaaaaatgcaaCGCTAATAAGGTTAATAGAAAtatcaaaacatttcaaatgtgCCAGAACTGATGTTGTGTATCAATGAAGAAAGACACTTGTGCCAAATGGGAGACTAGAGCTATTCACCCTCCTAAGTATTAAATGCTCACCTGGTTTGTCCATCCACACTACTTATAGAATGGTGGGGTTTTCAACCTGGCACCCAGCTCTGTGATGATGTTTGTTTTGCACCAGTGAAACTTCCTACGTTGAGAGTGACGACATTCTGAGCAGAGATGAGTGTATCAAAATTGAAGTCCAAGCCATCAGCATCCATCAGCTCATTTCTGATAATTGAGTCCATGTCACACTCAAGACTGCCACTGAAGATGTCCAGGTCCAAGTCACTAGGAAACTTCTCCTGATTCATGGAAGGATGGTTAATGCCACCACTGCTGATGCTGGAGAATAATGAAGAGTCTGAAAGGCCAATTTGCATAGATTGATTACCACCACTGGGGGACTGCAGGTGGTGCTTGACAGAAATCAAATTGTTGGTTTCATTCATCAAGCTGATCCCCCCATTGACTAAATTGCTGTGGCCACTCCCTCCTCCTCTCATTGGCGAACTCTGAGACTGGGGCTGGTGATGCAAGCTGCCATGATTAACTGGGCTTCCCTGGTTGGACTGAGTAGCGGCAAAAGACATCATTGGATCACTGCGAAGCATGACATTGCGACGGGCGTTTTGTGATGAAACAGCACTGCTGGCTTGGGACATAAGGGGGTCTGACTGTGTCATCATTACGTCACTGTGACTAAGGGAGTCAGAGCTTAGTAAATCCTGAAGAGTCTGGTTACCAAAGTGGGAAATGCAAGAGAAGgttgtttgcttgttttcctgTATTGTCTGCATGGGTGACTGGCGCAAAGTGGATAGAGGCGAGGGTCCAAAGATAGAATTACTGAAACTGCTGGAAGATGAACCCAGACCAGTGGTTTTGGAGCCACAAGTAAAGCTGGAACTTCTCTGCATCAGCCCTCCGCTCCCATTGCTACTGTTGCTGCCTGCTGGAGAGGATTGCTGTGGTGGAGTCAAGCTGATATTGTCCAGAAGGTCATCCATAATGTTCTCTGCAAGTCCATCGTTAAGATTCATTGTGCCAGCCAGATCTGTCAACCTAGGAAGTTCCCCGGGGCATGGCTTACTGACGGATGGAGACAGACTGTTGGGGCTGGAATACAGCATTGGAGAAAGAGGTGAGTCATCGTCAGGAACCTCATCCAGCTCAGTATTGGCTAAAATTGGTGAAAGACGTCCACTAATAGTGCTTGCATTAGAGTTGGTGCGTGAGCGGAAGTCAGACCAAGCATCTAGCTCATCACTGCTGCGTGACGTGGGGCTGCCAGGCCACTTGGACAGTTGACTGGTTGGGCTCTCAGCGCCTCCTTCCTGAGCTGACTGCAGAGATGCCTTCTTCTTTGTTGCACGTCCGCGACTTTTAGTGTATTTGTTGCTATTGTCCATTGAAACAGCCCTCCGGCGTGGAGCTTTTCCACCTTTCCCTCCATCTGGGTTGATCATCCACCAGGAGCTTTTCCCTGTGCCTTCATTCTGCACCCGAATAAATCGGCTGTGCAAGGACAGATTGTGTCGAATGGAGTTCtagtgagaaaagaaaaacaaaaaagggttaTTAAGCAAACTGGTATTTCATTATAAGCATTACATAATAATACacaatccacttaatccaattcagggtagcTGGATCCTGCTGTGGCaacattgggtgcaagacaggaatcaacTCATGGATAGGATGAgactccatcacagggctcacacAACACACAGCCATTCACATACTTTCACACAGaaacaagaaatgtttctttaagGGCTGGATGAAAAGTCCAACTTAAAGTGATAAAATTGCTTTTGTAAAAGGGGAACAGTAGTGTTTTTAATAGCAAAAACTACTCTTTGATACGCAAGCTTTGATAAAATCATGGAGTGAAACAATGTAGCCATTTTCATATAAATCACCAGAAAAGACCAAATTGTTGCTGATCTATTAATGAATTGGGGGAAGAACAGAACTCCCAAGAATGAAGGCAGCGGCATTCAAAAAGCTGTGCTTACTTAGCCAGTCTGCCCCCTAACCATCATGCTGATTCTTGGGTTTCTGAGTTCATCCCCATACGCGATGCTAGCCCAGTGACATCACCGATTCGCTCTTTCCTGCTGGCGATTTATACAAAAACAGCTGCAACGTTTcacactgtgattttttttcaaagttctTACATGAAAGAGTACTTCTCTTCTAAAAGACACACAATCATGACTATTCCCCTTTAAGCTTTTACTCTACTGCATTTTAATGTCCAGAAGGTCATCCATAATGTTCTCTGCAAGTCCATCGTTAAGATTCATTGTGCCAGCCAGATCTGTCAACCTAGGAAGTTCCCCGGggaagtcctcacaggtggcgcagtggtagtgctgctgctttgcagtaaggagactacggaagattatgggttcgcttcccggttcctccctgtgtggatagcgctttgagtactgagaaaagccctatataaatgtaatggattattattattattattattaatggtatTCACAATCACTGaactgcaaaaataacaaaattaaaaaggatttttatattatttattttcagaaatatgcaTTTTCTGTTTGTGGCACACCGAGTTATTCTAAAAAACTATTCATCCGTCTGTTCCTTCTGTAATCACCTTATCTAGTCAGCGTTGCAGAACTCACTGTGGAAAACAGGATGCTAAACAGGATGTCGGCATACCACAGACCACGCATACAAACAAATATGTTCAGGTTGTCCAGCGCATCATTTAGAAAGCAAGAAACAAGATGGAATAAATGTATCCCTGCATTTTCTGAAGGTGTTCAATGTGACCAACCCAAGAAAGAACTAACTAGAGGTATGCATCCCTGAATAAATACATGAAATCTGAAATCCTGTTAAAAGATCCGTCaccatgtctgaccaacatggcAACATGGCCAGTGACTCATGGTCACCTCTTTAAATCAAACCTCTTGTGATGGACAGTCGacagctcaacccggctgggacgcccttggaatggaaggatggggaaaggcagctacttgccgacactgcctcccccaaaatgctataTGGCAgttcccctggagtgtagcagtgccctggattcccacagggcatcctgggacttagaGTTCGAtttttcagccctgttgggtgccatgggtgccgccagggggagctgttgaAGAACCTGGGGATTCAGACTTTCctcatagcccggaagtacgagGTAGTCACAGGGATGGaaaccccgaagtacttccgggctgaagaaaatgtcagttcttcattagacccgAAAGTGCTAGCCAGTCACGtggtcagaaggacagaagcacttctgggtcaaggactatttaaaggactgatgggaacccagcaggcgagccgcagttgggaggtagaggacagagcttgctgggaggtgtggaggacagAATTGTGATTTACTTGTGTTTAATCTTAtatttatttgcctgtttattggtgACGGTGGTGCTTGAGGAGCCCTGTACAAAAAGAAGAACATAAAACAACGTCTTGGTGATTTTAACCTGTGTTGTCAGTGGCTGTGTGTTGGTTTAAGCACTtgtatagcgccatctagtgttacaCTCTGTATGGAGTGTCTGAGAGGTGGATAGCATTCTTATACAGTATCAAAGAATGAGGAGGTTGTTCAAAACAACATCCATTTTCAGTTAAAACCCCAaaacatttgactttattacttGTCAGCAGATAATTAGAACAGTAAATATACCAAG
The sequence above is drawn from the Erpetoichthys calabaricus chromosome 3, fErpCal1.3, whole genome shotgun sequence genome and encodes:
- the foxo3b gene encoding forkhead box protein O3; translation: MSDVPQIDSLDPLDIEIDPDFQPQTRPRSCTWPLPRPELQSNVEKTESADNSIIPEEEDDEEEVSSLMNTNDGGIQCNSSIAGEEQSGPTILLVEGTGVAAVAHETSGSPLSSHSPGHAGNVTGNSGLGSQQQRKASSRRNAWGNLSYADLITKAIESSPEKRLTLSQIYDWMVRSVPYFKDKGDSNSSAGWKNSIRHNLSLHSRFIRVQNEGTGKSSWWMINPDGGKGGKAPRRRAVSMDNSNKYTKSRGRATKKKASLQSAQEGGAESPTSQLSKWPGSPTSRSSDELDAWSDFRSRTNSNASTISGRLSPILANTELDEVPDDDSPLSPMLYSSPNSLSPSVSKPCPGELPRLTDLAGTMNLNDGLAENIMDDLLDNISLTPPQQSSPAGSNSSNGSGGLMQRSSSFTCGSKTTGLGSSSSSFSNSIFGPSPLSTLRQSPMQTIQENKQTTFSCISHFGNQTLQDLLSSDSLSHSDVMMTQSDPLMSQASSAVSSQNARRNVMLRSDPMMSFAATQSNQGSPVNHGSLHHQPQSQSSPMRGGGSGHSNLVNGGISLMNETNNLISVKHHLQSPSGGNQSMQIGLSDSSLFSSISSGGINHPSMNQEKFPSDLDLDIFSGSLECDMDSIIRNELMDADGLDFNFDTLISAQNVVTLNVGSFTGAKQTSSQSWVPG